A genomic segment from Polyangium mundeleinium encodes:
- a CDS encoding crotonase/enoyl-CoA hydratase family protein has protein sequence MSEFVSLEISEAIATVTLLRPTMPPALFVELEALFGRLAAEKGLRAVVVQSTAKAFSFGLDLRAAMADLGPHLGGGGAADRMELLGLIQRYQRGFDAVAACPVPVIAAIQGPCIGGGLDLAAACDIRLSTRDAYFSVRETKIAIVADLGSLQRLPRLLGQGLVRELAFTGKDLSAERALSIGLVNELFDDAAALQAGARKLALEIAANPPLTVRGVKAVLDHGEGKSVADGLAYVAAWNAAFLASEDLGEAMASFMEKRTPRFAGK, from the coding sequence ATGAGTGAGTTCGTCTCCCTTGAGATTTCCGAAGCGATCGCCACCGTCACGCTCCTCCGGCCCACGATGCCGCCCGCGCTCTTCGTCGAGCTCGAGGCGCTCTTCGGGCGCCTCGCGGCCGAGAAGGGGCTGCGCGCCGTCGTCGTGCAGTCGACCGCGAAGGCGTTCTCGTTCGGGCTCGATCTGCGCGCGGCGATGGCCGATCTCGGCCCGCACCTCGGGGGCGGGGGCGCGGCGGATCGGATGGAGCTGCTCGGGCTCATCCAGCGCTACCAGCGCGGCTTCGACGCCGTCGCGGCTTGCCCCGTGCCCGTCATCGCGGCCATCCAGGGGCCTTGCATCGGCGGGGGGCTCGATCTCGCGGCGGCGTGTGACATCCGCCTCTCGACGCGCGACGCGTACTTCTCGGTGCGCGAGACGAAGATCGCGATCGTGGCGGATCTCGGGAGCCTGCAGCGGCTGCCGCGGCTGCTCGGCCAGGGGCTCGTGCGGGAGCTCGCGTTCACGGGCAAGGATCTCTCGGCCGAGCGCGCGCTCTCGATCGGCCTCGTGAACGAGCTCTTCGACGACGCGGCGGCGCTGCAAGCGGGGGCGCGCAAGCTCGCGCTGGAGATCGCCGCCAACCCGCCGCTCACGGTGCGCGGCGTCAAAGCGGTGCTCGATCACGGCGAGGGCAAGTCGGTCGCCGACGGGCTCGCCTACGTCGCGGCCTGGAACGCGGCGTTCCTCGCGTCCGAGGACCTCGGCGAGGCGATGGCGTCGTTCATGGAGAAGCGCACGCCGCGCTTCGCGGGGAAGTAA
- a CDS encoding serine/threonine-protein kinase, producing the protein MAQDVFGIAGTTQGPFTIEEAVAEGGFGVVYRALHGAFRAPVALKCLKIPTIPEDLRAGFLERFREEAEMLFRLSATISEVVRPLHYDVITLDSGLIVPFIALEWLEGRTLWSLIEQRATDGLPPLGYVEAARLLTPVARALDVAHNFPGGAQGALCVVHRDIKPANIFLAEVHGTEYVKILDFGIARARDAASVMAGEMTQADTATPLAFTPRYGAPEQWAPKRFGTTGPWTDVWGLALAFLETIAGRVVIDGDAVAIMGTVLDEKRRPTPRNEGIAVPDALEAVFRRALAVDPRERPGSAGAFWDEVEQALGLGPRLSAPAGHRSGIMRAPAIEAPQGESRRPSGSMRAVSVPPASLDVASTVLADAPSEGGGRISRFPEPPAPSARARDAAAIDVDWGASGPSAPQRRSSASMPAVRLDSPASPPSSRVSSVPKPRVSAAPREPLPREPPPREPLPSVSNEPAPDVRSMLGGPVALAGAGVIIRVLDQIAGWLWLGGERVGLGPLRLSYVAAILIGAGALLALARLLRHLTR; encoded by the coding sequence ATGGCCCAGGACGTCTTCGGGATCGCCGGCACGACGCAGGGCCCCTTCACCATCGAAGAGGCGGTGGCCGAAGGGGGGTTCGGCGTCGTCTACCGCGCGCTCCACGGAGCGTTCCGCGCGCCCGTCGCGCTGAAGTGCCTCAAGATCCCCACGATCCCGGAGGACCTGCGCGCCGGCTTCCTCGAACGATTCCGCGAGGAGGCCGAGATGCTCTTCCGGCTCTCGGCCACGATCTCGGAGGTCGTGCGGCCGCTGCATTACGACGTCATCACGCTCGACAGCGGCCTCATCGTCCCGTTCATCGCGCTCGAGTGGCTGGAGGGGCGCACGCTCTGGTCGCTCATCGAGCAGCGCGCCACGGACGGCCTGCCGCCGCTCGGCTACGTCGAAGCCGCGCGCCTGCTCACGCCCGTCGCCCGCGCCCTCGACGTCGCCCACAACTTTCCCGGGGGGGCCCAGGGCGCGCTCTGCGTCGTCCACCGCGACATCAAGCCCGCGAACATCTTCCTCGCCGAGGTCCACGGCACCGAGTACGTGAAGATCCTCGATTTCGGCATCGCCCGCGCCCGCGACGCGGCCTCCGTGATGGCCGGCGAGATGACGCAGGCGGACACAGCCACGCCGCTCGCCTTCACGCCGCGCTACGGCGCGCCGGAGCAATGGGCGCCGAAGCGGTTCGGCACGACCGGCCCGTGGACCGACGTGTGGGGCCTCGCGCTCGCGTTCCTGGAGACCATCGCCGGCCGCGTGGTGATCGACGGCGACGCGGTGGCGATCATGGGGACCGTGCTCGACGAGAAACGAAGGCCCACGCCGCGGAACGAGGGCATCGCCGTGCCCGACGCGCTCGAAGCCGTCTTCCGCCGCGCGCTCGCCGTGGATCCGCGCGAGCGCCCCGGGAGCGCCGGCGCGTTTTGGGACGAGGTGGAGCAAGCCCTCGGCCTCGGGCCGCGCCTCTCCGCGCCCGCGGGACATCGGTCCGGGATCATGCGGGCGCCGGCGATCGAAGCGCCCCAAGGCGAGTCGCGCCGCCCCTCGGGCTCGATGCGCGCCGTCTCCGTGCCGCCTGCGAGCCTCGACGTCGCCTCCACGGTGCTCGCCGACGCCCCGTCCGAGGGCGGGGGCCGCATCTCGCGGTTCCCCGAGCCGCCTGCGCCGTCGGCCCGCGCCCGGGACGCCGCTGCGATCGACGTCGACTGGGGCGCGAGCGGCCCGAGCGCGCCGCAGCGCCGATCGAGCGCGTCGATGCCGGCCGTGCGCCTCGATTCGCCGGCGTCGCCGCCGAGCTCACGCGTCTCCTCGGTCCCGAAGCCGCGCGTGTCGGCGGCCCCGCGCGAGCCCCTCCCGCGCGAGCCTCCCCCGCGCGAGCCCCTCCCGAGCGTCTCGAACGAGCCTGCGCCCGACGTCCGCAGCATGCTCGGCGGCCCGGTCGCGCTGGCCGGCGCGGGCGTGATCATCCGCGTGCTCGACCAGATCGCGGGATGGCTCTGGCTCGGGGGCGAGCGCGTGGGGCTCGGGCCGCTCCGCTTGTCCTACGTCGCCGCGATCCTCATCGGCGCCGGGGCGCTGCTCGCCCTCGCGCGCCTGCTGCGCCATTTGACCCGGTAG
- the ybaK gene encoding Cys-tRNA(Pro) deacylase, translating into MKTNAVRLLDTLGIAYELRAYEVDPEDLRAGTVAEKIGLPVEQVWKTLVCRGDRTGVLMAVLAGNEELDLKALARATGDRKVDTVSLKEVQPLTGYVRGGVTAIGGKKDFSVVVDETIELHDVVSVSAGVRGLQILLAPTDYVRVVKGTLAPIARSV; encoded by the coding sequence ATGAAAACAAATGCGGTGAGGTTGCTCGATACGCTCGGCATTGCCTACGAGCTCCGCGCGTACGAGGTCGATCCCGAAGATCTGCGGGCCGGGACGGTGGCCGAGAAGATCGGCTTGCCCGTGGAGCAGGTCTGGAAGACCCTCGTTTGTCGCGGAGATCGCACGGGCGTGCTCATGGCCGTGCTCGCCGGGAACGAGGAGCTCGATCTGAAGGCGCTCGCGCGGGCCACGGGCGATCGCAAGGTGGATACGGTGTCGCTGAAGGAGGTCCAGCCACTCACGGGTTACGTGCGCGGCGGCGTGACGGCGATCGGCGGCAAAAAGGACTTTTCTGTTGTCGTCGACGAGACGATCGAGCTCCACGACGTGGTGTCCGTCTCGGCAGGCGTGCGGGGGCTGCAGATCCTGCTCGCGCCGACCGATTACGTGCGGGTGGTGAAAGGCACGCTCGCGCCGATCGCCCGGAGCGTGTAG
- a CDS encoding PLP-dependent cysteine synthase family protein: MVRRSMKAWLARLAAGTPTVPLRDEETGCTLWIKLEYMLPSGSTKDRIASFILGCAVERGALRDDSIVVEASSGSTSISFAMACAMIGVRFRAVMPEGVSGERLLIIRRYGGEVVLTPQKLGVLGAIEETRRMAEEDTRVFWPRQFENPQNALAHQRTTGPELIAQVGTTIHGFVAGVGTGGTLMGIARALLESGQKAVIGRPRPERGVCFEGQPEICGGIPGVVDGLSQILDEEDVGGVVSLPVPDAEAIRAARDLVARGFPVGPSSGLNLAGARMLARRLGPGHDIATVLCDRMERYFSTDMFRDLSGDEAVKSVR, translated from the coding sequence ATGGTCCGACGCTCGATGAAGGCCTGGCTCGCGCGGCTCGCGGCGGGCACGCCCACGGTCCCGCTCCGGGACGAGGAGACGGGGTGTACCCTCTGGATCAAGCTCGAGTACATGCTCCCGAGCGGATCCACGAAGGACCGCATCGCGAGCTTCATCCTCGGCTGCGCCGTCGAGCGCGGGGCGCTGCGGGACGACAGCATCGTCGTCGAGGCGTCGAGCGGCTCGACGTCGATCTCCTTCGCCATGGCCTGCGCCATGATCGGCGTACGATTCCGCGCGGTCATGCCCGAGGGCGTGAGCGGCGAGCGCTTGCTCATCATCCGTCGTTATGGCGGTGAGGTCGTGCTCACGCCGCAGAAGCTCGGCGTGCTCGGCGCGATCGAGGAGACACGCCGCATGGCCGAAGAGGACACGCGGGTCTTCTGGCCGCGCCAATTCGAGAATCCTCAGAATGCCCTCGCCCACCAGCGGACCACGGGCCCCGAGCTCATCGCCCAGGTCGGCACCACGATCCACGGCTTCGTCGCCGGCGTCGGGACCGGCGGGACGCTCATGGGGATCGCGCGGGCGCTCCTCGAGTCGGGGCAAAAGGCGGTCATCGGCAGGCCTCGGCCCGAGCGGGGCGTGTGTTTCGAGGGGCAGCCGGAGATCTGCGGCGGGATCCCGGGCGTGGTGGACGGGCTCTCGCAGATCCTCGACGAGGAGGACGTGGGCGGCGTGGTCTCACTCCCGGTCCCCGACGCGGAGGCCATTCGCGCGGCGCGGGATCTCGTGGCGCGAGGGTTCCCGGTGGGCCCGTCGAGCGGGCTCAACCTGGCCGGGGCGCGCATGCTCGCGCGCAGGCTCGGGCCGGGGCACGACATCGCGACCGTGCTCTGCGACCGGATGGAGCGTTATTTCTCGACCGATATGTTCCGGGACCTGTCGGGGGACGAGGCCGTAAAAAGCGTGCGATGA
- a CDS encoding addiction module protein yields the protein MNLTELEIEALKLDPADRARLAEKLLESLEMLSEQENQEAWAEEAARRDADFDPAKGRSAEDVLRDVRSRFA from the coding sequence ATGAACCTGACCGAGCTGGAGATCGAAGCGCTGAAGCTCGACCCCGCGGACCGGGCGCGCCTCGCCGAGAAGCTCCTCGAGAGCCTGGAGATGCTCTCCGAGCAGGAGAACCAGGAGGCGTGGGCCGAAGAGGCGGCGCGGCGCGACGCGGACTTCGATCCCGCGAAGGGTCGCTCCGCCGAGGACGTGCTCCGGGACGTGCGGTCACGCTTCGCATGA
- a CDS encoding DnaJ family domain-containing protein, which yields MRSRDFHVLVEARIREAEARGSFEDLPGKGKPMPADDLAGLPAEDRMAARIQRIAGSAPEEVELLRDIAALRERLAACKHEKERAKLTEALGAKTTRLAILFEASGRNVLVHSKLTEPR from the coding sequence GTGCGTTCCAGGGATTTTCATGTGCTCGTGGAGGCGCGGATCCGGGAGGCGGAGGCGCGGGGGTCGTTCGAGGACCTGCCCGGCAAGGGCAAACCGATGCCCGCGGACGACCTCGCCGGCCTGCCCGCGGAGGACCGCATGGCCGCGCGGATCCAGCGCATCGCGGGGAGCGCGCCGGAGGAAGTGGAGCTCTTGCGGGACATCGCGGCGCTGCGCGAGCGGCTCGCGGCGTGCAAACACGAGAAAGAACGGGCAAAGCTGACGGAGGCGCTCGGCGCGAAGACGACGCGGCTCGCGATCCTGTTCGAGGCGTCGGGCCGGAACGTGCTCGTGCACAGCAAGTTGACGGAGCCGCGGTGA
- a CDS encoding SDR family oxidoreductase, which yields MNDDIADEQDEQEDHEPKAPEQAPFSEDDLRVALDVLEAVVRDRAVLAHVPREARVRLLEAAGRVSRPDRAEQRRLAKALRRKDRLAVKAEDAALLDATGIRAGRRATVFQTPPPSFGALPGPAEAPPPPAELSDARKCYVCKAEFRKIHFFYDQLCPPCAELNYTKRTQTADLRGRVAVVTGARVKIGYQAAILLLRAGARVVVTTRFPHDAALRYARESDYEAWAERLEIHGLDLRLTPSVERFARFLEGHLPRLDFIIHNACQTVRRPPGFYEHLLGTELQSPDRLPPEAARLVASHEAERAAQRALAQANEVALAPRAGSLALFEDSAALSQIPLTAEDHALRGRVDLFPRGALDADLQQIDLRDKNSWRLALAEVPTIELLEVHLVNAIAPFVLSSKLKGLMTRHPSRDKHIVNVSAMEGQFYREHKTDKHPHTNMAKAALNMLTRTSAQDYVKDGIHINSVDTGWVTDEDPAEIAARKQSIHGFHPPLDIVDGAARIVDPIFEGFATGSHAYGQFFKDYKPTPW from the coding sequence ATGAACGACGATATCGCGGACGAACAGGACGAACAGGAAGACCACGAGCCCAAAGCCCCCGAGCAGGCTCCTTTTTCCGAAGACGATCTCCGCGTCGCCCTCGACGTGCTCGAAGCCGTGGTCCGCGACCGGGCCGTCCTCGCGCACGTGCCACGCGAGGCGCGCGTGCGGCTGCTCGAAGCGGCAGGGAGGGTCTCGCGGCCCGATCGCGCCGAGCAGCGCCGCCTCGCGAAGGCGCTCCGCCGAAAGGATCGCCTCGCCGTGAAGGCGGAGGACGCGGCGTTGCTCGACGCGACCGGCATTCGCGCGGGCCGCCGCGCGACGGTCTTCCAGACGCCGCCGCCGAGCTTCGGCGCCTTGCCGGGCCCCGCGGAGGCGCCGCCGCCCCCCGCCGAGCTCAGCGACGCGCGCAAGTGTTACGTCTGCAAAGCCGAGTTCCGGAAGATCCATTTCTTCTACGATCAGCTCTGCCCGCCCTGCGCCGAGCTCAATTATACGAAACGCACGCAGACGGCCGATCTGCGGGGCCGCGTCGCGGTCGTGACCGGCGCGCGCGTGAAGATCGGGTACCAGGCCGCGATCCTCCTCCTCCGCGCCGGCGCGCGTGTCGTCGTGACGACGCGTTTCCCCCACGACGCCGCGCTCCGGTACGCCCGCGAGAGCGACTACGAGGCCTGGGCCGAACGGCTCGAGATTCACGGCCTCGACCTGCGCCTGACCCCGAGCGTCGAGCGGTTCGCGCGGTTCCTCGAAGGTCACCTGCCTCGGCTCGATTTCATCATCCACAATGCCTGCCAGACCGTGCGCAGGCCGCCGGGCTTTTACGAGCACCTCCTCGGCACCGAGCTGCAATCCCCCGATCGATTGCCCCCCGAGGCGGCCCGCCTCGTCGCGAGCCACGAGGCCGAGCGCGCCGCGCAACGAGCGCTCGCCCAGGCCAACGAGGTCGCGCTCGCCCCGCGCGCGGGCTCGCTCGCGCTCTTCGAGGATTCCGCCGCGCTCTCACAGATCCCGCTCACGGCCGAGGATCACGCGCTGCGCGGCCGGGTCGATCTCTTCCCCCGCGGCGCGCTCGACGCGGATCTCCAGCAGATCGATCTGCGCGACAAGAATAGCTGGCGCCTCGCGCTCGCGGAGGTGCCCACGATCGAGCTGCTCGAAGTGCACCTCGTCAATGCCATTGCCCCGTTCGTGCTGAGCAGCAAGCTGAAGGGCCTCATGACGCGGCACCCCTCGCGCGACAAACACATCGTCAACGTCTCGGCGATGGAGGGGCAATTCTACCGCGAGCACAAGACCGACAAACACCCGCACACGAACATGGCCAAGGCGGCGCTGAACATGCTCACGCGCACCTCGGCGCAGGATTACGTGAAGGACGGCATCCACATCAACAGCGTGGATACGGGCTGGGTGACGGACGAGGACCCCGCGGAGATCGCGGCGCGCAAGCAATCGATCCACGGCTTCCACCCGCCGCTCGACATCGTCGACGGGGCGGCCCGGATCGTGGACCCGATCTTCGAGGGGTTTGCCACGGGAAGCCACGCCTACGGGCAATTCTTCAAGGACTACAAACCGACGCCCTGGTGA